The Megalopta genalis isolate 19385.01 chromosome 9, iyMegGena1_principal, whole genome shotgun sequence genome includes a window with the following:
- the LOC117217530 gene encoding serine--tRNA synthetase-like protein Slimp, which yields MLTMTNNIICIVRTRIVHNLLKHPVLKHVNASLNLNRHYSSALFISGKKAMEVFSYISPYLDFDDKLSDFDKFQKDLTSRGFKVNAKDIKDVWELFKSVNADKNVLQIKMDEVGQQLKNFTRADLTPEETIKAAELRQQFLALKQDLKAVRDIVWNLDETVIEKMLKLPNSIDERTPLQSPTIMKTFGELSKLSEVKHQKNHIDIGRNLGLLEYKNPMHYYLCNDAALFELGALSYAGKIFTENNMIRVTGSDFSRSLVVEGSGMNHEDPMDAFIIDNHCEVDKKSPNQMHLVGNASLASFLAMHAKQVLNPTYFPLKYFTTGRQYTPFPGTFAPIGLFTVCQASVAHAFVMVKDTNGSEYHEEFEQLLNTVSKLYDNICDHYQVVVRSAPELRPWELMRVSFELWSMYSKQYIEIGHISMCGKYFSKRLLIAQQTPSGRDFPSVISGTVMSVPRLLGCLLEQNPEKFVIPKKIAECMPIDHTLV from the coding sequence ATGCTAACAATGACAAACAACATTATTTGTATTGTACGAACGCGCATAGTTCACAATCTCTTGAAACATCCAGTTTTAAAGCACGTTAATGCGTCTTTAAATTTGAACAGGCACTACTCTTCAGCATTGTTCATTTCAGGGAAAAAGGCCATGGAAGTCTTCTCATATATAAGTCCATATTTAGATTTCGACGACAAGTTATCGGATTTCGATAAATTTCAAAAAGACCTAACATCTCGAGGCTTCAAAGTAAACGCCAAAGATATCAAGGATGTATGGGAATTATTCAAATCGGTCAATGCGGATAAAAACGTTTTACAGATTAAAATGGACGAAGTAGGTCAACAACTGAAGAACTTCACGAGAGCGGACTTAACTCCTGAGGAAACGATAAAAGCAGCCGAATTAAGACAACAGTTTCTCGCATTGAAGCAAGACTTGAAGGCTGTCAGAGATATTGTATGGAACTTAGATGAGACAGTCATCGAAAAGATGCTGAAATTACCAAATAGCATAGATGAGAGGACACCCTTACAGTCTCCGACTATAATGAAAACCTTTGGTGAGTTAAGCAAGTTGTCAGAAGTGAAACATCAAAAGAACCATATTGATATTGGAAGGAACCTTGGTTTACTGGAATATAAAAATCCCATGCATTATTATCTGTGCAACGACGCAGCTCTGTTCGAGCTTGGTGCTCTGAGCTATGCAGGGAAGATTTTCACTGAGAACAACATGATCAGGGTGACTGGTTCAGACTTTAGTCGTAGTTTGGTGGTGGAAGGATCTGGCATGAATCACGAGGATCCAATGGATGCCTTCATAATAgacaatcattgtgaagtagacaAGAAATCTCCGAACCAGATGCACCTCGTTGGAAATGCAAGCTTGGCATCTTTCTTAGCTATGCATGCAAAGCAAGTGTTAAACCCCACCTATTTTCCGTTAAAGTATTTCACTACTGGCAGACAATATACCCCTTTCCCAGGAACTTTTGCTCCAATTGGCTTGTTCACTGTGTGCCAAGCGTCTGTGGCTCATGCATTTGTCATGGTCAAGGATACGAACGGTTCAGAGTATCATGAAGAGTTCGAACAACTGCTGAACACAGTCTCCAAATTGTATGATAATATCTGTGACCATTATCAAGTAGTCGTGAGATCTGCACCGGAATTGAGGCCTTGGGAATTGATGCGCGTTTCTTTTGAATTATGGTCGATGTATTCAAAACAGTATATCGAAATTGGTCACATTTCTATGTGTGGAAAATATTTCAGTAAGAGACTGTTAATCGCCCAACAGACACCAAGCGGAAGAGATTTTCCCTCTGTGATTTCCGGTACTGTGATGTCGGTACCGCGGTTGCTAGGATGTTTATTGGAGCAAAACCCAGAAAAATTTGTTATTCCAAAGAAAATTGCAGAATGCATGCCTATAGATCATACTCTAGTTTGA
- the LOC117217533 gene encoding zinc finger protein 593 homolog, protein MTYKRKKYHRGDTHLKKGWRTRRRTKDLDEIDEDLKDENVKNLVNQEVDLDKPGAGQYYCVHCARHFINNTALSDHFTTKVHKRRLKALELEPYTIEDSERAAGKGNYIAPQKRKIDTITRDSFKMDIETDTVPESKIAKFNA, encoded by the exons ATGACTTATAAACGCAAAAAATATCACAGAGGAGATACTCATTTGAAAAAGGGCTGGCGAACGAGAAGAAGAACGAAAGATTTGGACGAG ATCGATGAGGATTTGAAGGACGAAAATGTGAAAAATTTAGTAAATCAGGAAGTAGATTTGGACAAACCTGGAGCGGGCCAATATTATTGTGTACATTGCGC GAggcattttataaataatacagCTTTGTCAGACCATTTCACAACAAAAGTTCACAAAAGGAGATTAAAAGCACTAGAACTAGAGCCCTACACTATAGAAGATTCGGAACGAGCTGCTGGAAAGGGAAATTACATTGCTCCTCAGAAACGAAAAATTGATACCATAACTCGTGACAGTTTTAAAATGGACATAGAAACAGATACTGTGCCAGAaagcaaaatagcaaaatttaatgcATAG